GTTGAGCGACATGCCGCCCAGCAGGTCCCACTGCGAGAGTCCCATGGTGATGATCTGGCCGGCAAGGTAACCGAACACGGCGCCGAGGGTCGCGAATACGGCGGCTTCGGCGATGAACAGGGCCGCGACGTGGTTCGGCGCCAGGCCGACGGCACTGTACACGCCGATTTCCCGGAACCGTTCGAACACGGCGCCCATCATGGTATTCAACACCAGGAACGCCGCGATAAGCACGGGGATGATCAGGTTGGCCAGGCCCGAAACCGATGTCGCGCCCAGGGAACTGTAGACCTTCACCTCGTCCTCCATCCCGACGAATACGGCCAGGAGGACCCGCGACATGAAGGCCTCCACGGAATCGCGGAACTGATCGCCGTCGGCGAACCCGGCGATGGCCACTGACCGCGTGGACCCGTTCAGGTCGAGGGTTTGGCGGTAGGGCAGGACCAGTACGTTGCGGGATGGCAGGTGTTCCGACGCCTGGATGGTGGACATGAACACTTCGATGTCCATTTCGGTAAGGGACCGGGTCATGGAGAAACTGGCGGGCATGATGCTCTCGTCATCCATGTCCCGGTAGGCGTCGAGTCCTTCGGAATCGAGCAGTCCGATCACAGTATAGCGTCCCCCGAGGATCTCCACCTCCGTCGTACCCACGTCCTCGGGGCCCACGTTCAACCGCTCGGCCAGTTCCGTGGGCAGGAGGCAGACCGCCCTTTCGTCCGGGTCGAACCATCGTCCGCCGGGCACGAGATAACGGTCCAGGCCTGAAATGACCGGTTCGTCGGCGTGAAGGCCGAGGATGATCTGCACCGTGGTGGCGGCCCCCGTGCCGGGAGCGCGCAGATCGATATAGGGGCTGGTCATGTCCTCCGGTTCGTACCAGGATCGGGGTACCACGTCCGCCTGGTCATCGAAGGCGTTTTCCACGTAGGGCAGGAAGGAAGTGGGCAGGGAGTGCCAGGACAGGCTGCGCATGAGGACGCCGTCGTACGGCGGGGAGTTCTCGCGGTCCAGCGTATAGAACTGGATGCCGGTCCTGAAGGAAGTGAAGGACAGCACGGTGAAGGTCAGCAGGGTCAGCGTGACCGCGGTCAGCGCCGTGCGCATCTTCCGCTTTCGCAGGTTCGATATCCCCAGGGATATGGCCACCGCCGTGGCGCTCAGCCGGCCGATGTCCGCCTCGTGGAGGCCGGCCGCCGACTTGGTCAGGTTCTTCATTTCGGTATCGAATCGGGTGACGATCATGGTGATGATGATCAGCGCCATGGCCAGGATGATGAAGGCGAGAAAGACCATGTACGGCGTCAGGCTGAGTTGAAAGGCGGGGTGCACGTTCTGCAGCAGCATGAAGACCGCCGCGAAGATGACGCCCACCGAGAGCAGCCGCTTACGAATGTCCGTGAAGCCGAAGAAAAGCCGTTCGAGGAAGAAACAGAAGGGTACCAGCAGCATGAAGTAGAACACGATGCCGTCCACCGTGTCGTCTGCGGCGTATCGCACGTCGGGATAGGCCCGCGCCTCGAAGCCCCATGCTTCCCTGGATCGTGAGGCGAAAGCGTCGTATCGGCGGCTTTCAAGGGCTTCCCGGGCGGCCCGAAGCGCCTGGGTGCTTTCGTCGTGGAGTTCGGCGGCCCGGGCGTTGGTCACGCCGTGGTCCGCCAGTTTCATCAGGCGGGCCCTGTTGAGCGACCACAGGTCCAGGGCGCTTTGGTAGAAAGGGTGGAGGATCAACCCCTGGTCCGCCGTGAATCCGCGCCCCTGGGCCAATGCCATGACGTCGTCGGAGATGCTTTCCGGCGGGTCGTCGAGCCATGACTCCGGCGTGTTGGTCAGCAGGTACTTGACGCCCCGGGGACCCGAGCTCATGAACATCTTGACCCGGTCCTCGGGCCTGGCGAAGACCACTGCGGCGTTGGTCATCCAGTTGCCGAAGAAACTCTGGTCTTCCACGAAGGCCGCGCCGTACTTGCGCAGCGGACTGTTGTCCCGGCCGAGCACGGTCAGATTGTCGAGGGCGACGAAGACGCCGGGGTCCACGATATCGAAGAGGCTGATCTCCTCGCAGGGGAAGAGGACCTGTATGGTATTGTTCACCTTGGAGGAGTTCGGCACCGCGAGGGGAAAGGTGGCGTTGCCCTCTTCACCCAGGTCCGGGGCGTACACGATCCGGCCGTCGGCGCCTAAGCCGTAGCTGCGCAGTTCCGTCGGTCCCCGGGGGAACCGGATCATGGACATCCGGAAACGCCCCATGGAGTCGGCGTGGGTAACCATGAACCCCCGCACGCCGCTGTGGCTCTGGTATCCGGGCTGGTAGACGACCAGGGCGTCGGGAACCGGGGTATTGGGCTTGAAGAAATCGACGGTGCGGTCGAATTCCAGGACCCGGCCTTCGACGTCGCGGCCCTCGTCCTTGAGCCGTATCGAATCGTCTACGTCGAAGGCCTCGGGATCGGACAGCATGGCGGGAAGCAGCGTGCCGAGCGTCCGGATCTGCCGGACCAGGTTGGGGAAATCGACATACTCGATACGGTCCTTCGGGGTATCGATGAGCAGCCTGTTGTCGTTCACCGTGGCGAAGGTCATGCCGTGGAGTCCGGCGAGCGTGACCATCTCGTGGTCGAAGGCGGGACCCGCGGGCATGTAGCTTTCCTGCGACCGGAGCGGGGGCGTCAGCGTGTTGAGATAGGGCGTCCGGCTATCGTCCTCGTCGTAGACTCCGGCCTTGCGCGCGTAATTCAGGTACCGGTCCGCGTAGGGTTCATACAGGATATTCAGATTCGAGGTGAAGAAAATGAAATCGCCATAGCTGAACAGGCCGACCTGGTCCGTCCTGCTGGTCAGGTCCAGGCCCAGGAACAGGGTGAAGGGTATCCGGTACTCTTCGGAAATGCGTTCCAGGAAAAACTCGTCCTTCCGTTGGTGCCGGTCCAGGAAGTCGTTTATGCCCTGCAGACCGTGGAAATGAGCGGACGTTGCCAGAAACAGCACGGTGTATCCCGGCGGATGGGCCCGGAGTACTTCCATCAACTCCAGCATGGCGGCGATACCGCCCGCGCTCTCGGCGCCCGGCGCCAGTCCGGGTACGACCGACATGGCGTCGTAGAACGCCGAAAGCACCACGATCCGGTCTTTCCACTTCTCCGTGCCGTCGCCCCCCGGCAGCGGTTCGTCCCGCCCCGGTATCCACCCCATCACGTTCCAGGTCTCGGCCCGTTCCCAGGACATGCGCCCCTTGATCGTCACGTCGACCAAACCGGACCGCGCGGCCGCCAGAACCATCGCCGCATGCTGGTCCGGGATCCAGAAGCGAGGCACGTTGGCGGGCACGTCCAGGATCTTGCGCTGGGCCTGGTTATTGGTCACGGCGCCGGGGCCGCTGTCGTAGAAAAGTAGGGCCCGGGCGCCGAGCATCCGCGCGTTGAGATACTGGTCGCGTCCGTCGAAATCGACCAGGACGATGCTTCCCTCGATCTCTTTTCCATTGAAGGCCTGGAATTCGCCCCGCCGGGCGTAATGCAAGGGTCCCCTGATCCCGTCGGGGAAGGAATTCAGCCGCACCAGGTTCGGCCAGAACTGGTACACCGGTATTTCGGTTTCCTCGGAGTCGTGCACGGTCAGCGTGAACCCGTGATCGACAGGGGAAGATACCGTGAAGGTGTCGACGGCGACCTCGGTCAGGCCGCCGGCATGGAAGGCACCGACCACGTATTCCATGGCCGCCCGGTTTCCCGGGTAACCGACGACGCGCGACGGATTTTCGCTCATCGCCCGGACATGGGCCTCGACGCCGTCTCGGGTCACGAGTTCGGAAACTTCCTCCCAGGATACCGGCGCCTCCTCGAGGGGCCTGGGCGGCACGTCTTCGGGAAGCGAGACGATCTTGAGGATCACGTGCTCCGTCACCCAG
This genomic stretch from Gemmatimonadota bacterium harbors:
- a CDS encoding M28 family peptidase; amino-acid sequence: MYSRIFGYFFLAVGVLLFLAVAVAGPAWVTEHVILKIVSLPEDVPPRPLEEAPVSWEEVSELVTRDGVEAHVRAMSENPSRVVGYPGNRAAMEYVVGAFHAGGLTEVAVDTFTVSSPVDHGFTLTVHDSEETEIPVYQFWPNLVRLNSFPDGIRGPLHYARRGEFQAFNGKEIEGSIVLVDFDGRDQYLNARMLGARALLFYDSGPGAVTNNQAQRKILDVPANVPRFWIPDQHAAMVLAAARSGLVDVTIKGRMSWERAETWNVMGWIPGRDEPLPGGDGTEKWKDRIVVLSAFYDAMSVVPGLAPGAESAGGIAAMLELMEVLRAHPPGYTVLFLATSAHFHGLQGINDFLDRHQRKDEFFLERISEEYRIPFTLFLGLDLTSRTDQVGLFSYGDFIFFTSNLNILYEPYADRYLNYARKAGVYDEDDSRTPYLNTLTPPLRSQESYMPAGPAFDHEMVTLAGLHGMTFATVNDNRLLIDTPKDRIEYVDFPNLVRQIRTLGTLLPAMLSDPEAFDVDDSIRLKDEGRDVEGRVLEFDRTVDFFKPNTPVPDALVVYQPGYQSHSGVRGFMVTHADSMGRFRMSMIRFPRGPTELRSYGLGADGRIVYAPDLGEEGNATFPLAVPNSSKVNNTIQVLFPCEEISLFDIVDPGVFVALDNLTVLGRDNSPLRKYGAAFVEDQSFFGNWMTNAAVVFARPEDRVKMFMSSGPRGVKYLLTNTPESWLDDPPESISDDVMALAQGRGFTADQGLILHPFYQSALDLWSLNRARLMKLADHGVTNARAAELHDESTQALRAAREALESRRYDAFASRSREAWGFEARAYPDVRYAADDTVDGIVFYFMLLVPFCFFLERLFFGFTDIRKRLLSVGVIFAAVFMLLQNVHPAFQLSLTPYMVFLAFIILAMALIIITMIVTRFDTEMKNLTKSAAGLHEADIGRLSATAVAISLGISNLRKRKMRTALTAVTLTLLTFTVLSFTSFRTGIQFYTLDRENSPPYDGVLMRSLSWHSLPTSFLPYVENAFDDQADVVPRSWYEPEDMTSPYIDLRAPGTGAATTVQIILGLHADEPVISGLDRYLVPGGRWFDPDERAVCLLPTELAERLNVGPEDVGTTEVEILGGRYTVIGLLDSEGLDAYRDMDDESIMPASFSMTRSLTEMDIEVFMSTIQASEHLPSRNVLVLPYRQTLDLNGSTRSVAIAGFADGDQFRDSVEAFMSRVLLAVFVGMEDEVKVYSSLGATSVSGLANLIIPVLIAAFLVLNTMMGAVFERFREIGVYSAVGLAPNHVAALFIAEAAVFATLGAVFGYLAGQIITMGLSQWDLLGGMSLNYSSLSTVYATMVVMAVVFLSTLYPAKKAADMTVEDVTRRWSPPPPDGDDWRFEFPFTVTIPEALPLSGYLNHIFQTHEDSSAEDFVAEGTTLDAIPGDTFDTYHVASTVWLAPYDLAISQDVRLELEPVPHERLYRILIVIHRRSGDLAQWQTINRRFFAVLRKRFLVWRTIAEPIKERYREIKTFDRHTAL